The Eremothecium cymbalariae DBVPG#7215 chromosome 1, complete sequence DNA segment TTTACCAACATACACacataaaaataattggCGTATACGTggaattatatatatgcaatGAAAAGGTATGCTTAATATCTTATCAGGTAAGttgacaaaaaaaagtGATCGAAATGTGATACCTCCTAAGGGATTGATTAAATGTAACCTTTTTACTTTCAAGCTTAGGAAATCGTTCGATAGATCCATAACTCGTGGATCCAGGATAAGACTAACACTGTGTTCACACCCAAAAtaatgttgaaaataaaaaaaaattatagtACAAGAGTCCTCGGGCTCCAATTCTAACAATGCTAACGGTGTCTTAGAAATTACCAGCAATTGcaagtttctgttgttcaCTCAAGGTTATTGGATaatcaattttatatttcaCTATGAGGTCACCTCTCTCAGACGGATTCTTCGACAGCGGCATACCCTGACCCGGATATCTAGACTCTTCGCTTGGCTGGACAGGTTGAGTCTTGGAGATAAATATTTGCCTTCCATCAATGGTATGTACTGTCTTCGAGAAGCCTAGTAGAGACTCCTTGAAGGACAATGGTAGTGTGTACGTTAAATCGTTGCCATCCCTCTTCAAGAAATCATGCATTTTCTCCTGAATAATAAACTGCAATGTCTGTCTTCCTCCCGTTGACGGATTATAATCACCCTCATTTTTATACGTAATCTTCGTACCTGCTTTCCATCCAGGTCTCAACTGAATATCGATCTGCTTTTTCTCTGGAATACCACTTGGACCCTTTCTTGTGATCTTGAATGATTTCCTTTTACCCGCATATAAATCTTCCAAGCTTACAGGAAGATTTACTTGTACTACCTTTTCCTCTTGTTGAGCATGAGAGTGCGAATGCATTCCCGAAGCGCCTGGCATACCTGAAAACCCACCTGGCATCCCAGTAGAAGTGGAGTGGAAGCTAGCACCCCCAGGGAAGCCACCACCAAACCCAAACTCATCCCCGCCAGAGGAAAATCCAAATGGCGACGCTCCTCCAGCACTATTACCAAAGAATTgggaaaatatattgaacGCATCTTCCTGGGAAAACGCATGTCCTCCACCTCCAAATCCACTGAAGCCACCTCCTGCACCAGCCTGACCGCCAAAACCCGCTGGTCCATTCCCTCTTGCAGCCTCAAGACCATATTTATCATACACTTCCCTTTTATTGGGATCATTTAAAATCTCAAAAGCTTCTGAAATTTCCTTAAACTTCTCAGTATCACCTGTAGGTTTATCAGGATGATACTTTAGAGCTGCTTTCCTATACCCCTTCTTTAATTCTGCATCATTACAGTTTGGTGATACTCCCAAAAGATCATATAGCTTAGTTTCCTTCACCATCCCTAATAAATACACACTCTGactttaataataaccaaGGACTGAATCACTTGTGTCTCAAACTCAACAATTTGGAGCCTGTACACATCCAAGAAAACGACCCCAAGCTTGCAGGCCGATGTCTGGCCATGTGCGCTCTTTCTTCgcttttatatatacttatTCGAGTACCCTGCGAATGTTCAAGTGATTGCAGTGAAGCTGATTTGTGCAGACAGTAGAATCTTCTGGAAGAAACTGGTGAATCAAAGCGTCGAGACACATGAATTCTCACGTGATTAGCATGTGATCTTAATTTAGACAAGCATAGATCTGAACTGGAGCCAGTATATGGGCAATATGAATATGCGAGTCTAGTTATATTGTAAGTTATGTATTGATGGGTGTAAGGGAATGCGTGGTTAAAATTTGTAATGATTGTGAACTCTATGGAACGAGTTAGGTGTAAGAAAAGAATGCGGACGTGGGTACTGAATGGCTCAACAATGTTATCGACGGGACAATCGTGGCAAAAAGGAGCAAGGCTAAGGTGTCTTAAGGTGTCAAGGCTCTTCAGAGAAAATCAGGAATATGTCAGTGATATTAGCATCTGCGGGTTATGATCATACGATCAGATTTTGGGAGGCGCTTACCGGTGTGTGTTCCAGGACTATTCAACATGCGGATTCACAAGTGAATAGGTTGGAAATTACTTCAGATAAGAGATATTTGGCTGCAGGGGGCCATTTGCATGTGAGGCTATATGATATACGGACAACGAACCCTAATCCTGTGACGTCTTTTGAGGGGCATCGTGGGAATGTAACGTCGATAGCATTTCAGCAGGATAATAAATGGATGGTTTCGTCGAGTGAAGATGGTACGATCAAGGTGTGGGATGTAAGGACGCCATCAGTGCAGAGAAACTACAAACATAATGCACCTGTGAATGAGGTTGTGATACATCCAAACCAAGGTGAGCTTATTTCTTGCGATCAGGATGGTAATATCAAGATTTGGGACCTTGGAGAGAATCAGTGTACGCATCAGCTGGCATTGGAAGACGACACCCCATTGCAATCGCTTTCTATAGCAAGTGATGGTTCAATGCTTGTTGCTGGAAGTAACAAGGGGAACTGCTATGTTTGGAAAATGCCAAATCACACGGATACTGCAAATTTAAAGCCTGTTACCAAGTTCAGATCACATACGAAGTATATTACTAGGGTATTATTGTCAGTTGACGTGAAGCACTTAGCGACTTGTTCTGCTGATCATACGGCAAGGGTATGGAGCATCGAAGACAACTTCCAATTAGAGACAACGCTGGATACTCATTCGCGATGGGTTTGGGATTGTGCATTCAGTGCAGACAGCGCATATTTGGTCACAGCCTGTTCTGATCATTATATAAGGCTTTGGGATCTTTCTACAAGAGAAATCGTAAGACAGTACGGTGGTCACCATAAGGGTGCTGTATGTGTCGCATTGAATGATGTATAGAAAGAAAGGGATCAACGGTTTCTACAAGATAGCAACAGAAGTAGCAATATAAATAAGAAATAAAACCTACAGATTCTCTCTTTAAAAAGGATTAAAGAATAGGATGCCCATAAAAAACAATCGAGATATTTATCCCctttattactattacaCATTGAGTAGACAGAGGGATAGAAGCAATAAATGAAAGCATGCCAgtattaaaatattgaggacatatatagatataaaaATGGAAACAAAGCCACAGCCGAAATACAGTAGGTTACGGGGCTTGCCTGAAGTGAGCCTATTCCCCATGCTACCTATCCAAAAAACAACCTACTTCGCCACACCAATACACCCATTCATCGATGAAGGACTTGAAAACCCACCAGGCGCCAAAGCTTTGAGCATCATTGAGAGATAACTCCCTCAATATCGAGGTAGTAAAGCTTATAAAGCTCAATGCAACAAATCTACCTGGTAGGTGCTTCCAGCTTTGTAATAAATCGCATAATTTTTTCGCAAGTCTGGCTAACAAGGTGCCACCATTGGTGACATTCCCTTGTAATTGAATTGCTTCCGGATTCAGAAGGCCTAACAAATCTTTTTCGacaaaagaaatcatcTGCTCCCTCATCTTGGGATAATGTTCATCAAAATGGGACAGTTCAGTACTTATCAGGTCTTCTAGGTTAATATATTGGCCCCAGTCCTGGTACATACCATTACGGTTTTGTTCCAAAGCAATTATCTTGGATGCATTTTTCCCTGTATCTATCACTTTAATTAATCTTTTCACTAATTGAATAAACTGGGAtacaattcttttttacTGGTGACAATGGGCAATGGTAAATCTATTGTGGTTTTAATAATTAAATCGAGGTAAGTAGTTGAGAATTGGCATAGCTTGTCTAAAACAATATCCGGTATTTCATCGAATTCAACAATTAAGCTCGAAAGCATCTTAGCAAGAGCTCTGTAAGTAATTAAATCTGAGTGTTTAATCCATTGGTAAAGTTCTTCTGAAATGAATAGATTATACATTTGTGGAGAAATGGATCCAGAAGAGAAAGATTCCAAAGTAGAGGAAAGATCGTCAAATTTCATAAAACggatattttcaaataattgatTACAATAAACTTTGTAGAGTGATTCTACGGATGATGCAATGTCCATATCCACACTATGTGGAAGGTATGGGGTAATCGATGGGAATGCCAATGGAAGTTCGACTTTCTCTTCACACGTCGTAGAAAAGAAgttttcaataaacttCATGTTTTCACGCAAACCAGAAAAGGAAGACATAGCGGTACCGTTGCTATCACCACCTGAAATAGATTTAAACATGCCATTAGACGGAGTTACAGCACGAATACCAGTGTTCAATACAGTAACGCTATTAGATGTCGAATCAACAGcgttattgttgttgaaagaATTACCATCTAATGTAATCGAAGCAGAATTAGCACTGATTGCTGTAACTGGGGTACTCATGCAACTGGAAGTTGGAGTAGCAGTGGAAGTAGTAATATCGTCAGGCATTAAAAGCGGTGACATTAACTTCAAACCACAGTAATGGTATTTAGATTGGCCACGCATACCAAGCCTTCTAGTCTTCAAATGAGGAAATAAAGATCTTATCAACTTACCCAATGTCGCCTGTGATAATGGTTTCAAGCTGTTGGAAGCACAAGAAGCTGCGTATTGGGCAAAAATTCTACCTCGTGGAACATAGGATTCAGCGTCCGGTACACAGTTATTCATTAGCCAAATCAAAGCGTAAACTTGACGTTCCCGCTCTCTATGTTGTTCAGCAGCTTGTATATCGGGTTTAGAATGAGTATCAGAGTC contains these protein-coding regions:
- the SIS1 gene encoding type II HSP40 co-chaperone SIS1 (similar to Ashbya gossypii AAL008W), encoding MVKETKLYDLLGVSPNCNDAELKKGYRKAALKYHPDKPTGDTEKFKEISEAFEILNDPNKREVYDKYGLEAARGNGPAGFGGQAGAGGGFSGFGGGGHAFSQEDAFNIFSQFFGNSAGGASPFGFSSGGDEFGFGGGFPGGASFHSTSTGMPGGFSGMPGASGMHSHSHAQQEEKVVQVNLPVSLEDLYAGKRKSFKITRKGPSGIPEKKQIDIQLRPGWKAGTKITYKNEGDYNPSTGGRQTLQFIIQEKMHDFLKRDGNDLTYTLPLSFKESLLGFSKTVHTIDGRQIFISKTQPVQPSEESRYPGQGMPLSKNPSERGDLIVKYKIDYPITLSEQQKLAIAGNF
- the LST8 gene encoding TOR complex subunit LST8 (similar to Ashbya gossypii AAL009C), with translation MSVILASAGYDHTIRFWEALTGVCSRTIQHADSQVNRLEITSDKRYLAAGGHLHVRLYDIRTTNPNPVTSFEGHRGNVTSIAFQQDNKWMVSSSEDGTIKVWDVRTPSVQRNYKHNAPVNEVVIHPNQGELISCDQDGNIKIWDLGENQCTHQLALEDDTPLQSLSIASDGSMLVAGSNKGNCYVWKMPNHTDTANLKPVTKFRSHTKYITRVLLSVDVKHLATCSADHTARVWSIEDNFQLETTLDTHSRWVWDCAFSADSAYLVTACSDHYIRLWDLSTREIVRQYGGHHKGAVCVALNDV